In a genomic window of Saccharothrix sp. HUAS TT1:
- a CDS encoding DNA alkylation repair protein, whose product MGGTTAAEVPAELAALEDPRAREVNEKHGDDHGVNLGKLRALAKRLKTQQELSRELWATGGTAARLVALLICRPKAFERDELDAMLRGARAPKVHDWLVNYVVKKHPGVEELRLAWSADPDPVVASAGWALTTDRVAKKPEGLDLAGLLDVIEAELRDAPDRLQWAMNHCLAQIGIDHPDHRARAIDIGERLEVLKDYPTPPNCTSPFAPVWINEVVRRQHER is encoded by the coding sequence GTGGGCGGGACGACGGCGGCCGAGGTGCCGGCCGAGCTGGCCGCGCTGGAGGACCCGCGGGCGCGCGAGGTGAACGAGAAGCACGGCGACGACCACGGGGTGAACCTCGGCAAGCTGCGCGCGCTCGCGAAGCGGTTGAAGACGCAGCAGGAGCTGTCGCGCGAGCTGTGGGCGACCGGTGGCACGGCGGCGCGGCTGGTGGCACTCCTGATCTGCCGGCCGAAGGCGTTCGAGCGCGACGAGCTGGACGCCATGCTGCGCGGGGCGCGGGCGCCCAAGGTGCACGACTGGCTGGTGAACTACGTGGTGAAGAAGCACCCGGGCGTCGAGGAGCTGCGCCTGGCCTGGTCCGCCGACCCCGATCCGGTGGTGGCGAGCGCGGGCTGGGCGCTGACCACCGACCGGGTGGCCAAGAAGCCCGAGGGCCTGGACCTCGCCGGGCTGCTCGACGTCATCGAGGCGGAGCTGCGCGACGCCCCGGACCGCCTCCAGTGGGCGATGAACCACTGCCTGGCGCAGATCGGGATCGACCACCCCGACCACCGGGCCCGCGCGATCGACATCGGGGAGCGGCTGGAAGTCCTCAAGGACTACCCGACGCCGCCGAACTGCACGTCGCCGTTCGCGCCGGTCTGGATCAACGAGGTGGTGCGCCGGCAGCACGAGCGGTGA
- a CDS encoding EF-hand domain-containing protein, translating to MPAPDLLTAKIGHGFDHLDVDGDGRLTEGDHVLMGKRVAEAVGHPPGSPAEQEIVDAYLRIWRELHVPHIPGGGDAITREQFLASTRTLAGDPAAARATVGAMAAAFLDIADLDQDGRVGPAEFLVFQRGHFPGLTEADAAEAFAHLDRDGDGHLSAEEFIGAAVEFWSSEDAEAPGNWWMGRPSYPT from the coding sequence ATGCCGGCACCTGATCTGCTCACCGCCAAGATCGGCCACGGGTTCGACCACCTGGACGTCGACGGGGACGGTCGGCTCACCGAAGGCGACCACGTCCTCATGGGCAAGCGGGTCGCCGAAGCCGTCGGGCACCCGCCGGGCTCCCCGGCCGAGCAGGAGATCGTCGACGCCTACCTGCGGATCTGGCGCGAACTGCACGTGCCGCACATCCCCGGCGGCGGCGACGCGATCACCCGCGAGCAGTTCCTGGCCTCCACCCGCACGCTGGCGGGCGACCCGGCGGCGGCGCGGGCCACGGTCGGCGCGATGGCCGCGGCGTTCCTCGACATCGCCGACCTCGACCAGGACGGCCGGGTCGGCCCGGCGGAGTTCCTGGTGTTCCAGCGCGGCCACTTCCCCGGCCTGACCGAGGCCGACGCCGCGGAGGCGTTCGCGCACCTGGACCGCGACGGCGACGGCCACCTGTCCGCCGAGGAGTTCATCGGGGCGGCCGTCGAGTTCTGGTCCAGCGAGGACGCCGAGGCGCCGGGCAACTGGTGGATGGGCCGGCCCTCGTACCCGACCTGA
- a CDS encoding GlsB/YeaQ/YmgE family stress response membrane protein encodes MIGFIVAGLIIGALARLIKPGKQNLGIVATLLLGLVGSVIGGTIANLLGTGDVFELNALGFIIAVIASVLLIGVAEGIAGGRRRTSVR; translated from the coding sequence GTGATCGGGTTCATCGTCGCCGGTCTGATCATCGGCGCGCTCGCCCGACTGATCAAGCCCGGCAAGCAGAACCTCGGCATCGTGGCGACGCTGCTGCTGGGGCTGGTCGGCTCCGTCATCGGAGGGACCATCGCGAACCTGCTCGGGACGGGCGACGTCTTCGAGCTGAACGCGCTCGGCTTCATCATCGCCGTGATCGCCTCGGTGCTGCTCATCGGCGTCGCCGAGGGCATCGCCGGCGGCCGGCGCCGGACCAGCGTCCGGTAA
- a CDS encoding sensor histidine kinase has protein sequence MPRLSLRWRVALVLGLGSMLLTSALAVLVWNLASGYMQRQREQSATRQAEVNVRLVDEALRTGSAGLEDLLTGLTTGPDSTVLLYRPGRVLTSGRQVDPQVLPDGLVDLGRRGTPASQRLAVDGIPVLAVSLPISSTEGAYVELAPLVQLDRTFRFLSILLITGAVVSGLLGVALGSWASRRALRPLSELTRAASLIAGGDLKARLPTQTDPDLAHLASTFNTTADALEERVFRDARFAGDVSHELRSPLTTMVNAAAVLRRRRAEVPGTAGRALDLLTSEVDRFAGLVVDLLEISRGDQQADDTDLEVIDLASLVDNVLGSRPGAGAPDRPVPPGPQVLGDRRRLDRVVNNLLDNAERHAGGPVRVAVLTRDGHARLEVDDAGAGVPPELRDRIFTRFDRGTRAGSRGTDTGSGLGLALVAQHVQLHGGSVWVEERPGGGARFVVEIPEARP, from the coding sequence GCGCTGGTGCTCGGCCTGGGTTCAATGCTGTTGACCAGCGCGCTCGCCGTGCTGGTGTGGAACCTGGCTTCGGGGTACATGCAGCGCCAGCGCGAGCAGAGCGCCACCCGGCAGGCCGAGGTCAACGTGCGGCTGGTCGACGAGGCGCTGCGCACCGGCTCCGCCGGGCTGGAGGACCTGCTGACCGGCCTGACCACCGGGCCGGACTCCACCGTCCTGCTCTACCGGCCGGGCCGGGTGCTGACCAGCGGGCGGCAGGTCGACCCGCAGGTGCTGCCCGACGGGCTGGTCGACCTCGGCCGCCGCGGCACGCCCGCCTCCCAGCGGCTGGCCGTCGACGGGATACCCGTGCTGGCGGTGAGCCTGCCCATCAGCTCGACCGAGGGCGCCTACGTCGAACTCGCGCCGCTGGTGCAGCTGGACCGCACGTTCCGGTTCCTCAGCATCCTGCTGATCACCGGCGCCGTGGTCAGCGGGCTGCTCGGGGTGGCGCTCGGGTCGTGGGCGAGCAGGCGCGCGCTGCGCCCGTTGAGCGAGCTGACCAGGGCCGCCTCGCTCATCGCGGGCGGCGACCTGAAGGCGCGCCTGCCCACCCAGACCGACCCGGACCTGGCGCACCTGGCGAGCACGTTCAACACCACCGCCGACGCGCTGGAGGAGCGCGTGTTCCGCGACGCCCGGTTCGCGGGCGACGTCAGCCACGAACTGCGCTCGCCGCTGACCACCATGGTCAACGCCGCCGCGGTCCTGCGCCGCCGCCGCGCCGAGGTGCCCGGCACCGCCGGCCGCGCGCTGGACCTGCTGACCTCCGAGGTCGACCGGTTCGCGGGCCTGGTGGTCGACCTGCTGGAGATCTCCCGCGGCGACCAGCAGGCCGACGACACCGACCTGGAGGTCATCGACCTCGCCTCGCTGGTGGACAACGTCCTCGGCTCGCGCCCCGGCGCCGGGGCGCCCGACCGGCCGGTCCCGCCGGGTCCGCAGGTCCTCGGCGACCGCCGCCGGCTGGACCGGGTGGTGAACAACCTGCTCGACAACGCCGAGCGGCACGCGGGCGGCCCGGTGCGGGTCGCGGTGCTGACCCGGGACGGCCACGCGCGGCTGGAGGTGGACGACGCGGGCGCCGGCGTGCCGCCGGAGCTGCGCGACCGCATCTTCACCCGCTTCGACCGGGGCACGCGGGCGGGCAGCCGCGGCACCGACACCGGCAGCGGCCTCGGTCTCGCCCTGGTCGCCCAGCACGTCCAGCTGCACGGCGGGTCGGTGTGGGTCGAGGAGCGGCCCGGCGGCGGCGCCCGCTTCGTGGTGGAGATCCCGGAGGCGCGACCGTGA